Proteins from a genomic interval of Kineococcus rhizosphaerae:
- a CDS encoding helix-turn-helix transcriptional regulator has translation MPADRAALGAFLRSRRDRLTPAQAGITAFPGPRRVPGLRKEELAVLAGLSPDHYSRLEQGRQPTVSDDVVAALSRALQLDEVESAHLRDLAAPSSRRRRSGPQAPQRPDPGMLRLATALDHVPVLLLGRRSEVLARNGLLTAVLGDAMEPGSSFVCWLFLDPAARRRIVNWADFAASAVGALRFESGRCPEDRRLAGLIAELRRADPDVARWWDDQRVTFRTSVRKQVDHPVAGPLEFGIESVVGPHDPDQRLVVYTVEPDSPTARVLPVLAGWALEPPGAHDGRGSLRVRGRDGAGGIGA, from the coding sequence GTGCCTGCCGACCGCGCCGCCCTGGGTGCCTTCCTGCGTTCCCGGCGCGACCGGCTGACCCCGGCGCAGGCGGGCATCACCGCCTTCCCGGGACCCCGCCGGGTCCCCGGGCTGCGCAAGGAGGAGCTGGCCGTCCTGGCCGGGCTGAGCCCGGACCACTACAGCCGGCTGGAGCAGGGCCGGCAGCCCACCGTCAGCGACGACGTGGTCGCGGCGCTGTCGCGGGCGCTGCAGCTGGACGAGGTGGAGAGCGCGCACCTGCGCGACCTCGCCGCCCCCTCCTCGCGGCGCCGCCGCAGCGGGCCGCAGGCGCCGCAACGCCCCGACCCCGGGATGCTGCGCCTGGCCACGGCCCTGGACCACGTCCCCGTGCTGCTGCTCGGCCGGCGCTCGGAAGTGCTGGCGCGCAACGGGTTGCTGACCGCCGTCCTCGGCGACGCGATGGAGCCCGGCTCGTCGTTCGTCTGCTGGCTGTTCCTGGACCCCGCGGCGCGGCGGCGGATCGTGAACTGGGCCGACTTCGCCGCCTCGGCCGTCGGGGCGCTGCGCTTCGAGTCGGGGCGCTGCCCCGAGGACCGGCGGCTGGCCGGGCTGATCGCCGAGCTGCGCCGCGCCGACCCCGACGTCGCGCGGTGGTGGGACGACCAGCGGGTCACCTTCCGCACGTCGGTGCGCAAGCAGGTCGACCACCCGGTCGCGGGGCCGCTGGAGTTCGGCATCGAGTCCGTCGTCGGGCCGCACGACCCCGACCAGCGGCTGGTCGTCTACACCGTCGAACCGGACTCGCCGACGGCGCGCGTGCTGCCGGTGCTGGCCGGGTGGGCGCTGGAGCCGCCCGGTGCCCACGACGGTCGGGGGAGCCTGCGGGTGCGCGGCCGCGACGGTGCTGGTGGCATCGGTGCGTGA
- a CDS encoding TetR/AcrR family transcriptional regulator, translating to MSLYRGPVTADGDATTGGVGEPRRGRRPGTHDTRGRVLDAARALFARDGFSATTVRAVAAEAGVDASLVMQFFGSKQGLFAAVVQVPASVLERFDEVFRGPDEDLGERVVRAFLDVWEGVPAQSEPLMAVLRSAVANDLAREQLRGFIEARLQDGVRRRGRGGAGAEGAAALRAGVAASMLVGLVLGRHVVQVPTLAAAGREDLVRLAAPAVQAVLAGP from the coding sequence GTGAGCCTCTACCGTGGCCCCGTGACGGCCGACGGCGACGCGACGACGGGCGGGGTGGGGGAGCCGAGGCGAGGCCGGCGCCCGGGGACCCACGACACCCGCGGCCGCGTCCTGGACGCGGCCCGGGCCCTGTTCGCCCGGGACGGCTTCAGCGCCACGACCGTCCGCGCCGTCGCCGCCGAGGCCGGCGTCGACGCCTCGCTCGTCATGCAGTTCTTCGGCTCCAAGCAGGGTCTGTTCGCGGCGGTCGTGCAGGTCCCGGCGAGCGTGCTCGAACGCTTCGACGAGGTCTTCCGCGGCCCGGACGAGGACCTCGGCGAGCGCGTCGTGCGGGCCTTCCTGGACGTGTGGGAAGGCGTTCCCGCCCAGTCCGAACCGCTCATGGCGGTGCTGCGCAGCGCCGTGGCCAACGACCTGGCCCGCGAGCAGTTGCGCGGCTTCATCGAAGCGCGGCTGCAGGACGGCGTCCGTCGACGGGGACGTGGTGGTGCCGGGGCCGAGGGCGCTGCCGCCCTGCGCGCGGGGGTGGCCGCGTCGATGCTCGTGGGGCTGGTGCTCGGCCGGCACGTCGTGCAGGTGCCGACGCTGGCGGCCGCCGGCCGCGAGGACCTCGTCCGGCTGGCCGCCCCGGCCGTCCAGGCCGTGCTGGCGGGCCCGTGA
- a CDS encoding DoxX family protein codes for MQPPARPVSRTRTAARWALGGVLVFAGTSHLTFARGPFAAQVPPWAVKASPFSADDIVLMSGVAEIALGSGLVLMREDQRKVGALAAAFFTAIFPGNVAQYTEHRDSFGLDTDRKRALRLLGQPVLVAWAWWSTHPGPRG; via the coding sequence GTGCAGCCTCCCGCCCGCCCGGTCTCCCGCACCCGCACCGCCGCCCGCTGGGCCCTCGGCGGGGTGCTGGTCTTCGCCGGCACCTCGCACCTGACCTTCGCGCGCGGGCCGTTCGCCGCCCAGGTGCCGCCCTGGGCGGTGAAGGCCTCGCCCTTCTCCGCCGACGACATCGTGCTCATGTCCGGCGTCGCCGAGATCGCCCTGGGCAGCGGGCTGGTGCTGATGAGGGAGGACCAGCGGAAGGTGGGCGCCCTGGCGGCGGCGTTCTTCACGGCGATCTTCCCCGGGAACGTCGCGCAGTACACCGAGCACCGCGACTCCTTCGGTCTGGACACCGACCGCAAGCGCGCGCTCCGGCTGCTGGGTCAGCCGGTGCTCGTGGCCTGGGCGTGGTGGTCGACGCACCCCGGACCCCGCGGCTGA
- a CDS encoding molybdopterin-dependent oxidoreductase produces MRRRPDPTARARRPGRGRPPRRPEVPPTALRGLLAGLLSGGLTLGVGTLLASFVTRSADPVLGVGQEFIARTPEWLKEWAIRQFGQSDKAVLLGSLYATLVVLFAVVGLVAVRWLRAALVLVAVLGAAAIGATAHRPDATALSWVPSTVGTLAGAAALVLLVRAVRRGAAGGRGTRSLSRRSVLFGAVAGTAAVTAGAGTVVNRSHSVAATRAGIRLPAPASPAAALPAGVDPTEGITPYVTSAKDFYRVDTALSVPQVDVSTWSLRIHGMVEREVTVTFEDLLGEDLHERWMTMTCVSNEVGGNLAGNARWLGVPLTTLLDRAGIADGADMLFSTSVDGFTVSTPLAEATDGRDSMIAIGMDGEPLTDVHGFPARMIVPGLYGFVSACKWITDVEVTRFDAKTAYWTDRGWAPQAPIKTATRIDVPASFAKVASGRTVPVAGVAWAQTRGISRVEVSVDDGEWVEATLVPTVNPSTWVQWTYAWDGAEPGNHTVRARATDGTGQLQTQDVVKPIPDGSSGWPSKFFTVT; encoded by the coding sequence GTGCGACGCCGACCCGACCCCACCGCCCGCGCCCGTCGGCCGGGGCGGGGGCGCCCGCCCCGGCGCCCCGAGGTTCCCCCGACGGCACTGCGCGGTCTGCTGGCCGGACTGCTCTCGGGGGGCCTGACCCTCGGGGTCGGGACGCTGCTCGCCTCCTTCGTGACCCGCTCGGCCGACCCGGTGCTCGGCGTCGGGCAGGAGTTCATCGCCCGCACGCCGGAGTGGCTGAAGGAGTGGGCGATCCGTCAGTTCGGCCAGTCCGACAAGGCCGTGCTGCTGGGCAGCCTGTACGCCACCCTCGTCGTCCTCTTCGCCGTCGTCGGCCTGGTGGCCGTGCGGTGGTTGCGCGCCGCTCTGGTCCTGGTGGCCGTGCTGGGGGCCGCAGCGATCGGGGCCACGGCCCACCGCCCCGACGCCACCGCGCTGAGCTGGGTGCCCTCCACGGTGGGCACCCTGGCCGGCGCCGCCGCCCTCGTCCTGCTCGTCCGCGCGGTGCGGCGGGGGGCCGCCGGGGGCCGGGGAACGCGGTCGCTGTCCCGCCGGTCGGTGCTGTTCGGCGCGGTCGCCGGGACCGCGGCCGTGACCGCCGGCGCGGGCACGGTCGTGAACCGGTCGCACTCGGTGGCGGCCACGCGCGCCGGCATCCGGCTGCCGGCCCCCGCGTCCCCGGCCGCCGCTCTGCCGGCGGGGGTGGACCCGACCGAGGGCATCACGCCGTACGTGACGAGCGCGAAGGACTTCTACCGCGTCGACACCGCGCTGTCCGTCCCGCAGGTCGACGTGTCGACGTGGTCGCTGCGCATCCACGGGATGGTCGAGCGCGAGGTCACCGTCACCTTCGAGGACCTGCTGGGCGAGGACCTGCACGAGCGGTGGATGACCATGACCTGCGTGTCCAACGAGGTCGGCGGGAACCTGGCCGGCAACGCCCGCTGGCTCGGTGTGCCGCTGACCACGCTGCTGGACCGGGCGGGGATCGCGGACGGGGCGGACATGCTGTTCTCGACCTCCGTCGACGGGTTCACCGTCTCCACCCCCCTCGCCGAGGCCACCGACGGCCGGGACTCGATGATCGCGATCGGGATGGACGGGGAACCGCTCACCGACGTGCACGGTTTCCCCGCCCGGATGATCGTGCCCGGCCTGTACGGGTTCGTCTCGGCCTGCAAGTGGATCACCGACGTCGAGGTCACCCGCTTCGACGCGAAGACGGCCTACTGGACCGATCGCGGGTGGGCGCCGCAGGCGCCGATCAAGACCGCCACCCGCATCGACGTCCCGGCCTCCTTCGCCAAGGTCGCCTCCGGGCGCACCGTCCCCGTCGCCGGGGTGGCCTGGGCCCAGACCCGCGGCATCAGCAGGGTCGAGGTCAGCGTCGACGACGGGGAGTGGGTCGAGGCCACCCTCGTGCCCACGGTGAACCCCAGCACCTGGGTGCAGTGGACGTACGCGTGGGACGGCGCCGAACCCGGGAACCACACCGTGCGCGCCCGGGCCACCGACGGCACCGGGCAGCTGCAGACCCAGGACGTGGTGAAACCGATCCCCGACGGTTCCTCAGGCTGGCCCAGCAAGTTCTTCACCGTCACCTGA
- a CDS encoding fasciclin domain-containing protein, whose translation MTATRKRTFSALALAGALGLGVSACGGSDDSAGSAPSSSMSSSSSSSSTTSSSPSDTMTSSSAMADTTPVGSGCADYAAKVPSGAGSVQGMAQDNVTTAASNNPLLTQLTAAVSGKLNPQVNLVDTLNGGQFTVFAPVDTAFQALPADTVNSLKTPEGAKTLTTVLTYHVVQGRMTPQQLIDAGTVPTVEGGSLKVAGTPDAMTVNGSTKVICGNVQTANATVYLVDSVLMPPM comes from the coding sequence ATGACCGCGACCCGCAAGCGCACCTTCTCCGCCCTGGCCCTGGCCGGAGCGCTCGGCCTCGGAGTCTCGGCCTGCGGCGGCTCCGACGACAGCGCCGGCAGCGCCCCGAGCAGCTCGATGTCGAGCTCGTCCAGCTCGAGCTCGACGACCTCGTCCAGCCCCAGCGACACGATGACCTCCAGCTCGGCGATGGCCGACACCACCCCCGTGGGCTCGGGGTGCGCCGACTACGCCGCCAAGGTCCCCTCCGGCGCCGGGTCCGTCCAGGGCATGGCCCAGGACAACGTGACCACCGCCGCGTCGAACAACCCGCTGCTGACGCAGCTGACCGCTGCGGTCTCGGGCAAGCTGAACCCGCAGGTGAACCTCGTCGACACCCTCAACGGCGGGCAGTTCACGGTCTTCGCCCCCGTCGACACCGCCTTCCAGGCCCTGCCCGCGGACACGGTGAACTCGCTGAAGACCCCCGAGGGCGCCAAGACGCTCACCACCGTCCTGACCTACCACGTGGTCCAGGGCCGCATGACGCCGCAGCAGCTCATCGACGCCGGGACCGTGCCCACCGTCGAGGGGGGTTCGCTCAAGGTCGCCGGGACCCCGGACGCGATGACCGTCAACGGGTCCACCAAGGTCATCTGCGGGAACGTCCAGACGGCCAACGCCACCGTCTACCTCGTCGACTCGGTGCTCATGCCCCCGATGTGA
- a CDS encoding SDR family NAD(P)-dependent oxidoreductase encodes MTTAPSGADSPRTVLITGSTSGIGAATARTLARDGWHVVVTGRDEARGASVVAAVEADGGRAVFTPSDLTGPPDSLRRFAAAATAAAGGHLDAVVHNAALCPAVDTVSLSDADLEATLAVNVRAPHVLTAALAPAMAGRGRGAIVVIGSWMAHVGHPFVGLYSATKAAEIQLARSWAAEFGPRGVRVNTVSPGATRTPVNAADGDVVAHMTAGTPAGRPGTPEEVADAVAWVLSPRAGYVHGAELAVDGGITATRGV; translated from the coding sequence ATGACCACCGCACCGAGCGGGGCCGACAGCCCCCGCACCGTCCTGATCACCGGATCCACCAGCGGCATCGGCGCCGCCACCGCCCGCACGCTGGCCCGCGACGGCTGGCACGTCGTCGTCACCGGGCGCGACGAGGCCCGGGGCGCGTCCGTCGTCGCCGCGGTCGAGGCCGACGGCGGCCGGGCCGTCTTCACGCCCTCGGACCTCACCGGCCCGCCGGACTCCCTGCGCCGGTTCGCCGCGGCGGCCACCGCCGCGGCCGGGGGCCACCTCGACGCCGTCGTCCACAACGCCGCCCTGTGCCCGGCGGTCGACACCGTGTCCCTGTCCGACGCCGACCTCGAGGCGACGCTGGCGGTCAACGTCCGCGCCCCGCACGTCCTGACCGCCGCGCTGGCCCCGGCCATGGCCGGGCGCGGCCGGGGCGCGATCGTCGTGATCGGTTCCTGGATGGCGCACGTCGGGCACCCGTTCGTCGGGCTCTACTCGGCCACCAAGGCCGCCGAGATCCAGCTCGCGCGCAGCTGGGCAGCCGAGTTCGGGCCCCGCGGGGTGCGGGTCAACACCGTCTCCCCCGGCGCCACCCGCACGCCGGTCAACGCCGCCGACGGCGACGTCGTCGCGCACATGACCGCCGGAACCCCGGCCGGGCGCCCGGGCACCCCCGAGGAGGTCGCCGACGCCGTGGCCTGGGTGCTCTCGCCGCGCGCCGGGTACGTGCACGGCGCCGAACTCGCCGTCGACGGCGGGATCACGGCGACCCGCGGCGTCTGA
- a CDS encoding CocE/NonD family hydrolase yields the protein MSQDPKTYTASSPLPPGRTGVLTPFEPGTRTLPAGFQVAPQFKALPVDVVLDRDVPVTLRDGVTIRVDVFRPAGTETGEQVPVIVAWSPYGKGQGTSPSVMGVFGLVGLPNSVVSGLEKFEAPDPAYWCAHGYAVANPDVRGVVDSEGDSVLWDRQEGRDCHDLVEFLAAQDWCDGKVAMSGTSYLAVAQWFTAAEQPPHLVAINPWEGVSDVYRDLVKRGGMPDTGFARQLQEGSFFGRNRKEDVLAEVETHPLFDELWADKVPDFEKITVPAYVVASYSNTLHTAGTFRAWRRMASQRKWLRIHDTQEWPDYYDPAHVEDLRRFFDHVVKGVDNGWDQTPPVRYSVLDLAGGDLVDVAAESFPPPGAVSTRFYLDGATRTLTPTAPAAAVEAAYAVGVNPDRVSFTTRFEAETVLTGYPKAHLWVEARGAADMDLFVLVQKLDAHGTPLAAFTTPNTSARIHDLTDHGATILKYKGSDGRLRVSARHLDPELSTGDVPAHTFDRVEPLEAGQVVDVEIDLLPLGLVFRPGEQLRFVVSSANLLGTLMPGIAEYVGANAGVHVIHTGGERASYLQLPVQAATA from the coding sequence GTGAGCCAGGACCCGAAGACCTACACCGCCTCCTCCCCGCTGCCGCCCGGGCGCACCGGGGTGCTGACACCCTTCGAGCCCGGCACCCGCACGCTGCCCGCCGGGTTCCAGGTCGCCCCCCAGTTCAAGGCCCTGCCCGTCGACGTCGTGCTCGACAGGGACGTGCCCGTCACCTTGCGCGACGGGGTGACCATCCGCGTCGACGTGTTCCGCCCCGCCGGGACCGAGACGGGTGAGCAAGTGCCGGTGATCGTGGCGTGGAGCCCCTACGGCAAGGGGCAGGGCACCTCGCCCAGCGTCATGGGCGTCTTCGGCCTGGTCGGTCTGCCCAACAGCGTCGTGTCCGGGCTGGAGAAGTTCGAGGCGCCCGACCCGGCGTACTGGTGCGCCCACGGCTACGCCGTCGCCAACCCCGACGTCCGCGGCGTCGTGGACTCCGAGGGCGACAGCGTCCTGTGGGACCGCCAGGAGGGCCGCGACTGCCACGACCTGGTGGAGTTCCTGGCCGCCCAGGACTGGTGCGACGGCAAGGTCGCGATGTCCGGGACCTCCTACCTCGCCGTGGCGCAGTGGTTCACCGCGGCCGAGCAGCCCCCGCACCTGGTGGCCATCAACCCCTGGGAGGGCGTCAGCGACGTCTACCGCGACCTCGTCAAGCGCGGCGGGATGCCCGACACCGGTTTTGCGCGGCAACTGCAGGAGGGCAGCTTCTTCGGGCGCAACCGCAAGGAGGACGTCCTGGCCGAGGTCGAGACCCACCCGCTGTTCGACGAGCTGTGGGCCGACAAGGTCCCCGACTTCGAGAAGATCACCGTGCCCGCCTACGTGGTGGCCAGCTACTCCAACACCCTGCACACCGCCGGCACCTTCCGCGCCTGGCGCCGGATGGCCTCGCAGCGCAAGTGGCTGCGGATCCACGACACCCAGGAGTGGCCGGACTACTACGACCCGGCCCACGTGGAGGACCTGCGCCGCTTCTTCGACCACGTGGTCAAGGGCGTGGACAACGGCTGGGACCAGACCCCGCCGGTGCGCTACTCGGTCCTCGACCTCGCCGGTGGGGACCTGGTCGACGTCGCGGCCGAGTCCTTCCCGCCGCCCGGGGCGGTCTCGACGAGGTTCTACCTCGACGGCGCCACCCGCACCCTGACCCCGACGGCGCCCGCGGCGGCGGTGGAGGCCGCCTACGCGGTGGGCGTCAACCCCGACCGCGTCTCCTTCACCACCCGCTTCGAGGCCGAGACCGTGCTGACCGGCTACCCCAAGGCCCACCTGTGGGTCGAAGCCCGGGGCGCAGCCGACATGGACCTGTTCGTGCTGGTGCAGAAGCTGGACGCCCACGGCACCCCGCTGGCGGCGTTCACCACCCCGAACACCTCCGCGCGGATCCACGACCTGACCGACCACGGCGCGACGATCCTGAAGTACAAGGGCTCGGACGGGCGCCTGCGCGTCTCGGCGCGCCACCTGGACCCCGAACTGTCCACCGGTGACGTCCCGGCCCACACCTTCGACAGGGTCGAGCCGTTGGAGGCGGGTCAGGTCGTCGACGTGGAGATCGACCTGCTGCCCCTCGGGCTGGTGTTCCGGCCCGGGGAGCAGCTGCGGTTCGTCGTCAGCTCCGCGAACCTCCTGGGCACCCTGATGCCCGGGATCGCCGAGTACGTCGGGGCGAACGCCGGGGTGCACGTCATCCACACCGGCGGAGAGCGCGCGTCCTACCTGCAGCTGCCCGTGCAGGCGGCGACCGCCTGA
- a CDS encoding ATP-binding protein: MGDEGGLRQVQLLGTPVQSRLLFSQHLQDLTRELSLLQIGVGHGLGESLPPRVLEIAAELNGPYAAFRSAPDAAVQAALAAGQDFCDVTYTVPPTVGPFLLRLGTVLDEADDFCRSRQHLLILPASEEVVAYRRWFVAESQRQLAGEAPRPWRVVPAADPGPPHPEAAAPPEVAAPLETSGPGPGGEPRSAAPPLVLESLASSVTAARRYVRGVLRDLDAEAFEEAAELAVSELVTNAVLHARTAFTVSVHATADGGVRVEVTDSSPVPLQPRSFAATSTTGRGLRLVASVCARWGVRDLPAGSGPGKTVWFEPRASSALNGPAGDDWALELEGLL; this comes from the coding sequence GTGGGTGACGAGGGGGGACTCCGGCAGGTGCAGCTCCTGGGCACCCCCGTGCAGTCGCGCCTGCTGTTCAGCCAGCACCTGCAGGACCTGACGCGGGAGCTGTCCCTGCTGCAGATCGGGGTGGGCCACGGGCTGGGGGAGTCCCTGCCGCCGCGGGTGCTGGAGATCGCGGCCGAGCTCAACGGCCCCTACGCCGCGTTCCGCAGCGCCCCCGACGCCGCGGTGCAGGCCGCGCTGGCGGCCGGGCAGGACTTCTGCGACGTCACGTACACCGTGCCGCCCACCGTCGGTCCCTTCCTGCTGCGCCTGGGGACGGTCCTGGACGAGGCGGACGACTTCTGCCGCAGCCGGCAGCACCTGCTCATCCTGCCGGCCTCGGAGGAGGTCGTGGCCTACCGGCGGTGGTTCGTGGCGGAGTCCCAGCGCCAGCTCGCCGGGGAGGCCCCGCGCCCGTGGCGGGTCGTCCCCGCGGCGGACCCCGGACCCCCGCACCCGGAAGCCGCCGCGCCCCCGGAGGTCGCCGCCCCCCTCGAGACGTCCGGCCCGGGTCCGGGCGGGGAACCGCGGTCGGCGGCCCCGCCCCTGGTGCTGGAGTCGCTGGCCAGCAGCGTCACCGCGGCGCGCCGGTACGTGCGGGGCGTCCTGCGCGACCTCGACGCGGAGGCGTTCGAGGAGGCCGCCGAGCTCGCCGTCTCGGAGCTGGTCACCAACGCCGTGCTGCACGCCCGCACCGCGTTCACGGTGTCCGTGCACGCCACCGCGGACGGCGGCGTGCGGGTGGAGGTCACCGACTCCTCCCCGGTCCCGCTGCAGCCCCGGTCCTTCGCGGCGACGTCCACGACGGGGCGGGGCCTGCGGCTGGTGGCCTCGGTGTGCGCCCGCTGGGGGGTGCGTGACCTGCCGGCGGGGTCCGGACCGGGCAAGACGGTCTGGTTCGAGCCGCGGGCCTCCAGCGCCCTGAACGGTCCCGCCGGGGACGACTGGGCGCTGGAGCTCGAAGGCCTACTGTGA
- a CDS encoding ester cyclase produces MTSDSPDVLALYERYLACCNEHRLDDLGGFVAEDVSGSGPVDGLAAYVEGVAAVIRAFPDYRWEPQQVVVQGDTVCVRLLGRGTHTGTFSGIAPTGRTVTVQELVVYRFAGGRIVRCWGDLFPVLRDELRSV; encoded by the coding sequence GTGACCTCTGACTCCCCGGACGTGCTGGCCCTCTACGAGCGCTACCTGGCCTGCTGCAACGAGCACCGGCTCGACGACCTCGGCGGGTTCGTGGCCGAGGACGTCAGCGGGTCCGGGCCGGTCGACGGGCTGGCCGCGTACGTCGAGGGCGTCGCCGCCGTGATCAGGGCCTTCCCCGACTACCGCTGGGAACCGCAGCAGGTGGTCGTGCAGGGGGACACGGTCTGCGTGCGGCTGCTCGGCCGCGGGACGCACACCGGGACCTTCAGCGGGATCGCCCCGACCGGGCGCACGGTCACCGTGCAGGAGCTGGTGGTCTACCGCTTCGCCGGCGGCAGGATCGTGCGGTGCTGGGGGGACCTGTTCCCCGTGCTGCGCGACGAGCTGCGCTCGGTGTGA
- a CDS encoding ATP-binding protein: protein MTYVVLDLPFRRSAVGVARRWVLDACRVHLPDAASQQVLELLTSELVANAVLHGSPPVTVAVTSEPGQVRVEVGDGSGDRPQRREVAPEATGGRGVALVDLLAKDWGVHPRPDGSGKVVWFSCAAGTGFPGRPADEDG, encoded by the coding sequence GTGACGTACGTGGTGCTGGACCTGCCCTTCCGGCGGTCGGCGGTCGGTGTCGCCCGCCGCTGGGTGCTCGACGCCTGCCGGGTCCACCTCCCCGACGCCGCTTCCCAGCAGGTCCTGGAGCTGCTGACCAGCGAACTCGTCGCGAACGCCGTCCTGCACGGCAGCCCTCCCGTGACCGTCGCGGTCACGAGCGAACCGGGGCAGGTGCGGGTCGAGGTCGGCGACGGCAGCGGCGACCGGCCCCAGCGGCGCGAGGTCGCGCCGGAGGCCACCGGCGGGCGCGGGGTGGCGCTGGTGGACCTGCTGGCCAAGGACTGGGGGGTCCACCCGCGCCCGGACGGGTCCGGGAAGGTCGTCTGGTTCAGCTGCGCCGCGGGCACCGGCTTCCCGGGCCGCCCCGCCGACGAGGACGGTTGA
- a CDS encoding glutathione-independent formaldehyde dehydrogenase, with amino-acid sequence MKALVYNGAFDVSVQDVPDARIETPTDAVVRITSTNICGSDLHMYEGRTDMETGRVLGHENMGIVEAVGAGVDRLKVGDRVSLPFNVACGTCETCVAGRTGFCLRANQAGTAGAAFGFAAMGEYAGGQAELLRVPWADFNALVLPEGTDKELDYTMLSDIFPTGWHGVELSRFEPGDSVAIWGAGPVGLMAAHSARIRGAAEVFVVDRQPDRLKLVAKAGATAIDYSAGDPVQQILEATGGRGVDRGVEAIGYQAHDASGDEDASLALNQLVQVVKATGGIGVVGVYLPQDPGAKDELAQQGKVAFDYGTFWFKGLSMGTGQCNVKAYNLKLRNLITAGTATPSFIVSHELDLTEAGGAYEKFDRRDEGWTKVVLHPGDFSAAR; translated from the coding sequence GTGAAGGCTCTCGTCTACAACGGCGCGTTCGACGTCTCCGTCCAGGACGTCCCCGACGCCCGGATCGAAACCCCCACCGACGCCGTGGTCCGCATCACCTCGACCAACATCTGCGGCTCCGACCTGCACATGTACGAGGGCCGCACCGACATGGAGACCGGCCGGGTCCTGGGCCACGAGAACATGGGGATCGTCGAGGCCGTCGGCGCGGGCGTCGACCGCCTGAAGGTCGGCGACCGCGTCAGCCTGCCCTTCAACGTCGCCTGCGGCACGTGCGAGACGTGCGTGGCGGGCAGGACCGGTTTCTGCCTGCGCGCCAACCAGGCCGGTACCGCGGGGGCGGCGTTCGGGTTCGCCGCCATGGGCGAGTACGCCGGCGGCCAGGCCGAACTCCTGCGGGTCCCGTGGGCCGACTTCAACGCCCTGGTCCTGCCCGAGGGCACGGACAAGGAACTCGACTACACGATGCTGTCGGACATCTTCCCCACCGGCTGGCACGGGGTGGAACTGTCCCGGTTCGAGCCGGGCGACTCGGTCGCGATCTGGGGCGCCGGGCCCGTGGGTCTCATGGCCGCGCACTCGGCCCGCATCCGCGGCGCCGCCGAGGTGTTCGTCGTCGACCGCCAGCCGGATCGGTTGAAGCTGGTCGCGAAGGCCGGCGCCACCGCGATCGACTACTCCGCCGGGGATCCGGTGCAGCAGATCCTGGAGGCCACCGGCGGGCGGGGCGTGGACCGCGGGGTGGAGGCCATCGGGTACCAGGCCCACGACGCCTCCGGCGACGAGGACGCCTCGCTCGCGCTGAACCAGCTCGTCCAGGTGGTCAAGGCCACCGGCGGGATCGGGGTCGTCGGGGTGTACCTGCCGCAGGACCCCGGCGCGAAGGACGAACTCGCCCAGCAGGGCAAGGTCGCCTTCGACTACGGCACGTTCTGGTTCAAGGGCCTGTCGATGGGCACCGGGCAGTGCAACGTCAAGGCCTACAACCTGAAGCTGCGCAACCTCATCACCGCCGGGACCGCCACCCCGAGCTTCATCGTCAGCCACGAACTCGACCTCACCGAGGCCGGCGGGGCGTACGAGAAGTTCGACCGCCGCGACGAGGGCTGGACCAAGGTCGTGCTGCACCCCGGGGACTTCAGCGCCGCGCGCTGA